The following coding sequences lie in one Methylotuvimicrobium alcaliphilum 20Z genomic window:
- a CDS encoding IS3 family transposase (programmed frameshift), which yields MTDTTVQAIPHAAANAEDTQDARRAAEVSSAFAAEPSRITSEVLEKAARRTFTAEYKERILTQADACSEPGCIGKLLRTEGLYSSHLSKWRSEREQAIRAGLSKPRGRKPSDKNPLAAENARLQAEIQRLQACLTQAEAIIDVQKKPFATAGLVRDSSPHRESIMKATLELSREVGVKAACEALNFNRASFYRAQQDRSSWPVERPRPPLALSTDEELHVLAHLHSERFMDCSPYQVYAALLDEGVYLCSISTLYRILVRHQEVRERRNQLRRPNYTKPELLATAPNQVWSWDITKLKGPAKWTYFYLYVIIDIFSRCVVGWMVAHRESTELAKRLIGESCTRQTIREGQLTIHADRGSSMTSKGVEQLLADLGVTKTHSRPHVSNDNPYSEAQFKTLKYRPGFPAQFGAIEDARSFCGTFFDWYNHDHYHSGIALLTPASVHSGQAVEIVTQRTQVLHAAFERNPERFKNRQPHAQAVPEAAWINPPPSRTANEALDQEN from the exons ATGACTGACACAACCGTACAAGCTATTCCTCATGCCGCGGCGAACGCGGAGGACACGCAAGACGCCCGTAGGGCGGCTGAAGTGTCCTCCGCGTTCGCCGCGGAACCTTCCCGCATCACCAGCGAAGTGCTTGAAAAGGCCGCCCGCCGGACGTTTACCGCCGAATACAAAGAGCGCATCTTGACCCAGGCTGATGCGTGTAGCGAACCGGGCTGCATCGGCAAGTTGCTGCGCACAGAGGGATTATATTCCTCACATCTCAGCAAATGGCGCAGCGAACGTGAGCAGGCCATCCGCGCCGGTCTATCCAAGCCGCGTGGCCGCAAACCTTCGGACAAGAATCCGTTAGCCGCTGAAAATGCTCGTCTGCAAGCCGAAATTCAGCGTTTGCAGGCATGCCTAACACAGGCGGAGGCTATCATCGATGTCCAAAAAAAAC CTTTCGCAACTGCTGGGCTTGTGCGAGATTCCAGCCCACACCGGGAGAGCATCATGAAGGCCACGCTTGAACTCAGCCGTGAGGTTGGCGTTAAGGCCGCCTGCGAGGCGCTCAACTTCAACCGTGCCTCGTTTTATCGCGCACAACAAGATCGCTCTTCGTGGCCGGTCGAACGTCCGCGCCCGCCGCTGGCACTGAGTACGGACGAAGAGCTACACGTCCTGGCGCATCTGCACAGCGAGCGTTTCATGGATTGCTCGCCTTATCAGGTCTATGCGGCGCTGCTCGACGAGGGCGTTTACCTGTGCTCCATCAGCACCCTCTATCGCATCCTGGTGCGCCACCAGGAAGTGCGCGAGCGCCGCAACCAGCTTCGTCGTCCCAACTACACCAAGCCCGAGTTACTCGCCACTGCGCCCAACCAAGTATGGTCATGGGATATCACCAAACTCAAAGGCCCGGCCAAATGGACGTATTTCTACCTCTACGTCATTATCGACATTTTCAGCCGCTGCGTGGTCGGCTGGATGGTAGCGCACCGCGAATCCACCGAGCTGGCTAAGCGACTGATTGGCGAAAGCTGTACTCGGCAAACTATCCGTGAAGGCCAATTGACTATTCACGCCGACCGCGGCAGCAGTATGACCTCCAAAGGCGTCGAGCAACTGCTGGCTGACCTGGGCGTGACCAAAACCCATTCACGGCCCCATGTCTCCAACGACAACCCGTATTCCGAGGCGCAGTTCAAGACCTTGAAATACCGACCGGGCTTTCCGGCTCAATTCGGCGCTATCGAAGATGCCAGAAGCTTTTGCGGAACGTTCTTCGACTGGTACAACCATGACCACTATCACTCCGGCATTGCACTGTTAACCCCGGCCAGCGTTCACAGCGGCCAAGCCGTCGAGATAGTTACGCAGCGCACGCAAGTCCTGCATGCCGCATTCGAGCGCAATCCGGAACGCTTCAAAAACCGCCAACCCCATGCCCAAGCCGTACCTGAAGCCGCTTGGATTAACCCGCCCCCTTCACGGACGGCAAATGAGGCTCTCGACCAGGAAAACTAA
- a CDS encoding FAD assembly factor SdhE, with translation MSELAKLRWRCRRGTLELDIMLINYLEYGYLAAGDDEKKTFLALLNLEDSLLLPLLMGDCEPAPGMQAELVAKIRGLMQGSR, from the coding sequence ATGAGCGAATTGGCCAAACTTCGCTGGAGATGCCGACGCGGCACGCTGGAGCTGGATATCATGCTGATCAATTATCTCGAGTATGGTTATCTGGCCGCCGGGGACGACGAAAAAAAAACGTTTCTAGCCTTGCTGAACTTGGAAGATTCGTTGCTTTTGCCGTTATTGATGGGCGATTGCGAACCCGCGCCAGGCATGCAAGCGGAGTTGGTCGCAAAAATTCGGGGCTTGATGCAAGGCAGTCGTTGA
- a CDS encoding DnaJ C-terminal domain-containing protein yields the protein MEYKDYYKIMGVEKTATQDEIKRAYRKLARKYHPDVSKEPDAEQKFKEVGEAYEVLKDPQKRAAYDRIGSQWREGQPFTPPPDWDVGFEFSGGGFTGGDTSGFSDFFESLFGRGGPFGAGRQAYSRSFSAQGQDHRAKILIDLEDAYHGASRLISLQIPELDEAGRMINKTRTLNVKIPKGVKTGQQIRLTGQGGPGIGNGRQGDLYLEIAFRKHRLFHAEGLDIYLELPVTPWEVALGATVAVPTLGGAVELKIPPGSQTGHKLRLKGRGLPGNPPGDQFAVLKVVVPPAKSDADKAIYEQMAKAMPLNPRVGMGV from the coding sequence ATGGAATACAAAGACTATTACAAAATAATGGGCGTCGAAAAAACCGCGACTCAAGACGAGATTAAGCGCGCCTATCGTAAACTGGCGCGAAAATATCATCCCGATGTCAGCAAGGAGCCCGATGCCGAACAAAAATTCAAGGAAGTCGGCGAGGCTTATGAAGTCCTGAAAGATCCTCAAAAAAGAGCGGCCTACGACCGCATCGGCAGTCAATGGCGCGAAGGTCAGCCTTTTACGCCGCCGCCCGATTGGGATGTCGGTTTCGAATTTTCCGGCGGCGGCTTTACCGGCGGCGACACGTCGGGTTTCAGCGACTTTTTCGAATCGCTGTTCGGGCGAGGCGGGCCGTTCGGTGCAGGCAGGCAAGCCTATAGCCGGTCGTTTTCGGCACAAGGACAAGACCATCGCGCTAAAATCCTGATCGATCTCGAAGATGCCTATCATGGCGCTTCTCGCTTAATTAGTCTACAAATCCCTGAGCTCGATGAAGCCGGGCGCATGATCAATAAAACGCGCACATTGAACGTCAAAATTCCCAAAGGCGTGAAGACCGGGCAACAAATCCGATTGACCGGTCAAGGCGGGCCCGGCATCGGAAATGGTCGGCAAGGCGATTTGTATCTCGAAATTGCGTTCAGAAAGCATCGTCTTTTTCATGCCGAAGGGCTCGATATCTATTTGGAACTGCCGGTAACGCCTTGGGAGGTTGCCTTGGGCGCAACGGTTGCCGTGCCGACGCTGGGCGGCGCGGTCGAATTAAAAATACCGCCCGGTTCGCAAACCGGCCATAAGCTGCGGCTGAAAGGGCGAGGCTTACCCGGCAATCCGCCCGGCGATCAGTTTGCCGTTTTGAAAGTTGTCGTGCCTCCAGCCAAGTCTGATGCCGATAAAGCGATATACGAACAAATGGCAAAAGCGATGCCGCTGAATCCGAGAGTCGGGATGGGAGTCTAG
- the ppx gene encoding exopolyphosphatase — protein MPQKIPEIVAAVDLGSNSFHMIVCSLKDGKMHIIDRIKEMVRLASGLDKKNHLDLITQKRALECLERFGQRIGNLPSESVRCVGTSTLRNATNSRQFILKAERALGHPIHVISGVEEARLIYQGVAYSLSSSATKRFVMDIGGGSTEYIIGTDDKPRIKESLNMGCVSVSNLFFPDGKLSAQAVDDALLFAQQKLDPHQKNYNHKNWDEAIGASGSLRAIQKVLEATGWSNNGITLEGLDKLMERIKSVKHINDLNLPELDPERLPVFPGGAVIVAATFKALGIEQMTVSDGALREGLVYDLLGRIYNRDIRSETVQMLSDRYHTDQAHADRIKKTLHTMLKQIELFSDDDNKENGINFLDWAADLHEMGRDIAHSQYHKHGAYIIANADLAGFSKQDQAIVSVLIKSHRRKFSMKRFEGLSEPWQQYAPFMTILLRLAILLHRNRNDIELPEFSITIVKSKLKLTFPEGWLDQSPLTRADLNKEADYLKAAGFKLSCF, from the coding sequence GTGCCTCAAAAAATACCCGAAATCGTAGCCGCCGTGGACCTCGGTTCCAACAGTTTCCATATGATCGTATGCAGCCTAAAAGACGGCAAAATGCATATTATCGACCGAATCAAAGAAATGGTCCGATTGGCGTCCGGCCTCGATAAAAAAAATCATTTGGATTTGATCACACAAAAAAGAGCGCTCGAATGCCTTGAGCGATTCGGTCAACGCATTGGCAATCTTCCCTCCGAAAGCGTTCGTTGCGTCGGCACCAGCACCTTACGCAACGCGACGAATTCAAGACAATTCATTCTCAAGGCCGAGCGCGCTTTAGGCCACCCGATTCATGTCATTTCCGGCGTCGAAGAAGCGCGCTTGATTTATCAAGGTGTCGCCTACAGCTTAAGCAGCAGCGCCACCAAACGATTCGTAATGGACATCGGCGGAGGCAGCACCGAATATATCATCGGCACCGACGATAAACCGCGCATCAAGGAAAGCTTGAATATGGGCTGCGTGTCGGTCAGCAACTTGTTTTTCCCGGACGGAAAACTGTCCGCACAAGCGGTCGATGACGCACTGCTGTTTGCCCAGCAAAAACTCGATCCGCACCAAAAAAATTACAACCATAAGAACTGGGATGAAGCGATCGGCGCTTCGGGTAGCTTAAGAGCCATTCAAAAAGTTCTGGAAGCGACCGGTTGGAGCAATAACGGCATTACCTTAGAAGGCCTCGACAAACTCATGGAGCGCATCAAGTCGGTTAAGCATATCAATGACTTGAATTTACCGGAACTCGACCCGGAGCGCTTGCCGGTATTCCCTGGCGGCGCCGTGATCGTCGCAGCCACCTTCAAAGCCTTGGGCATCGAACAAATGACGGTATCCGACGGCGCATTACGCGAAGGTCTGGTCTATGATTTATTGGGGCGCATCTATAACCGGGACATCCGTTCCGAGACCGTGCAAATGCTAAGCGATCGCTATCACACCGATCAAGCTCATGCCGACCGCATCAAAAAAACATTACATACGATGCTGAAACAAATCGAACTTTTTTCGGATGACGATAACAAAGAAAACGGTATCAACTTTTTAGATTGGGCTGCCGACCTACATGAAATGGGCCGCGACATCGCTCACAGCCAATACCATAAACATGGCGCCTATATCATCGCAAATGCCGATCTGGCCGGCTTTTCCAAACAGGATCAAGCTATAGTGTCGGTTTTAATTAAATCGCATCGCAGAAAATTTTCAATGAAACGCTTCGAAGGACTGTCTGAACCATGGCAACAATATGCGCCGTTCATGACAATATTGCTGAGACTTGCGATATTGCTCCACCGCAACCGTAATGACATTGAATTACCCGAATTTTCAATAACAATCGTTAAATCCAAACTGAAATTAACCTTCCCTGAAGGTTGGCTCGACCAGTCGCCGCTGACCCGTGCCGATTTAAACAAAGAGGCCGATTATTTAAAGGCAGCCGGATTCAAACTATCCTGTTTCTAA
- a CDS encoding ABC transporter ATP-binding protein yields the protein MNALSIRNLTKIYNNGFQALQGIDLDVQAGDFFALLGPNGAGKSTTIGIISSLVTATSGDVTIFDYDLRKQRDLAKSCIGIVPQEINFNQFETPQQIVLNQAGYYGMPKKEAIRRTETCLKQMDLWDKRNDVSRRLSGGMKRRLMIARAMVHSPKLLVLDEPTAGVDIEIRRSMWEMMQEVNRQGTTIILTTHYLEEAESLCRNIAIINHGRIVENSDMAGLLARLHVNHFVLDLAAPLVSVPVIPGYHIERLSDFSLDVGVPKEEGLNKLFALLSEQNIQVASLKNKSNRLEQLFMDLIDSTKQQGAT from the coding sequence ATGAATGCCCTATCCATTCGTAATCTCACTAAAATTTATAATAACGGTTTTCAGGCGTTGCAAGGCATCGATCTGGATGTACAAGCCGGCGACTTTTTTGCGCTGCTTGGGCCGAACGGCGCCGGTAAATCTACCACAATCGGTATTATCAGTTCTCTGGTCACCGCAACTAGCGGTGATGTGACGATATTCGATTATGATTTAAGAAAACAACGCGATCTCGCGAAAAGCTGTATCGGCATCGTGCCGCAAGAGATCAACTTCAATCAATTCGAAACGCCGCAGCAAATTGTACTAAATCAGGCTGGTTATTACGGCATGCCGAAGAAAGAAGCGATCCGTCGCACCGAAACTTGTCTGAAACAAATGGATTTATGGGATAAACGCAACGATGTTTCTAGGCGTCTGTCAGGGGGCATGAAGCGACGATTAATGATTGCCAGAGCGATGGTGCATTCGCCAAAGTTGTTGGTCTTGGACGAGCCGACCGCCGGTGTCGATATCGAAATCAGGCGCTCTATGTGGGAAATGATGCAGGAAGTCAACCGGCAGGGCACGACGATAATTTTGACGACGCACTATCTCGAAGAGGCCGAAAGCCTGTGCCGCAACATTGCAATTATCAATCATGGTCGTATTGTCGAGAATTCCGACATGGCAGGTTTATTGGCCCGTTTGCATGTCAATCATTTCGTTTTGGATCTGGCCGCTCCACTGGTATCGGTGCCGGTGATACCAGGATATCACATCGAACGCCTATCCGATTTTTCGTTGGATGTCGGGGTGCCGAAAGAAGAGGGTTTGAATAAATTATTTGCATTGCTGTCCGAACAAAACATTCAGGTCGCCAGTCTCAAAAATAAATCGAATCGGCTTGAACAATTGTTTATGGATCTGATCGATTCGACTAAGCAGCAAGGAGCTACTTAA
- a CDS encoding chaperone modulator CbpM encodes MSNEVIISSVTVLDDNTRFTLLELCRLGQTSAEWVIELVEEGVLEPEGSEIGDWRFGADALKRLQAVQRLQRDLRINLPGAALVLELLEEVEMLRQRYES; translated from the coding sequence ATGAGCAATGAAGTCATCATAAGCAGCGTAACCGTTCTGGATGATAATACCCGTTTTACGTTGCTTGAATTGTGCCGGCTCGGACAAACCAGCGCCGAGTGGGTTATCGAACTGGTCGAGGAGGGCGTTTTGGAGCCGGAAGGTTCTGAAATCGGCGACTGGCGTTTCGGGGCGGACGCGCTGAAAAGGCTTCAAGCCGTTCAACGGCTTCAGCGCGATCTTCGCATAAATCTCCCCGGTGCGGCATTGGTGCTGGAGTTGCTCGAAGAAGTCGAAATGTTGAGGCAACGCTACGAAAGCTAG
- a CDS encoding flavin reductase family protein: protein MAVEANEFKNALQLWASGVTVITTNTERYGTQGMTATSFCSVSLEPPQILVCINENADTGDGIEESRHFAVNILTAEQEEVSNQFAGGASQEERFANVSWENGICGMPILNDCLASLECKVVEKVKAGTHWIMIGEVQDVVCRSGSPLLYFRSAYRGLSE, encoded by the coding sequence ATGGCTGTTGAAGCAAATGAATTTAAAAACGCTCTGCAACTTTGGGCGAGCGGTGTGACGGTTATTACAACAAATACCGAACGCTACGGCACGCAAGGCATGACGGCAACTTCTTTTTGCAGCGTTTCGCTGGAGCCGCCGCAAATTTTGGTTTGCATCAATGAAAATGCGGATACCGGTGACGGTATTGAAGAAAGTCGGCATTTCGCGGTCAATATTCTCACTGCGGAACAAGAAGAGGTTTCCAATCAATTTGCCGGCGGCGCCAGTCAAGAAGAGCGTTTTGCGAATGTATCGTGGGAAAATGGCATTTGCGGTATGCCGATTTTAAACGATTGCCTCGCAAGTCTGGAATGCAAGGTTGTCGAAAAAGTCAAAGCGGGCACTCATTGGATTATGATTGGCGAAGTACAGGATGTCGTGTGCCGATCAGGTTCGCCGTTGCTTTATTTCCGGTCGGCTTATCGCGGTTTGTCGGAATAA
- a CDS encoding cytochrome-c peroxidase, producing MFKIRSLVTALVLAGSVSGAYAWEALPTKAPEPADNPTTAEKVALGQMLYHDPRLSSTGTVSCASCHNTMLGGDDNRPNSMGVNAQTGGRSAPTVWNAAFNKVQFWDGRAASLEEQAAGPVANPIEMGMKNWDDVVARLKAIEGYQETFTKVFGENSISQENVTKAIAAYERTLITPNSPYDKYVNGDKSALTEQQVRGMNKMAELGCTACHSGPAFNGAGTYQKFPVNSNGYFEAQYKFKRDKGRAEVTNKPEDEHMWKVPTLRNVALTAPYFHNGSVDTLDKAVKLMGKLQLDKDLPDEDIEDIVAFLNGLTGQFPKQSMPTLPGTPGRVAK from the coding sequence ATGTTTAAAATTCGTTCGCTGGTGACAGCTCTGGTTTTAGCCGGTTCGGTATCGGGTGCTTATGCTTGGGAGGCATTACCTACGAAGGCGCCGGAGCCAGCCGATAATCCAACGACTGCTGAAAAAGTGGCATTAGGTCAAATGCTTTATCATGACCCTCGCTTGTCTTCAACGGGTACTGTGTCTTGTGCTTCTTGTCACAACACCATGCTCGGCGGCGATGACAATCGCCCGAATTCGATGGGCGTAAACGCCCAGACCGGCGGCAGAAGCGCGCCGACCGTTTGGAATGCGGCCTTCAACAAGGTTCAATTTTGGGACGGCCGTGCGGCCAGTCTCGAGGAGCAGGCGGCAGGACCCGTGGCCAATCCTATCGAAATGGGCATGAAAAACTGGGACGATGTGGTTGCCCGTTTAAAAGCCATCGAGGGTTATCAGGAGACGTTTACTAAGGTGTTCGGTGAAAATTCGATCAGCCAAGAAAACGTAACCAAAGCGATAGCGGCTTATGAAAGAACATTGATCACGCCTAACAGCCCTTATGATAAATATGTCAATGGCGACAAATCGGCCCTCACCGAGCAACAAGTTCGCGGCATGAATAAAATGGCCGAATTGGGTTGTACCGCTTGTCATAGCGGCCCGGCATTCAACGGTGCAGGCACCTATCAAAAATTTCCTGTCAACAGCAACGGTTATTTTGAAGCGCAATATAAATTCAAAAGAGACAAAGGCCGCGCCGAAGTTACCAATAAACCAGAAGACGAACATATGTGGAAAGTACCGACTTTGCGCAATGTAGCGTTAACCGCGCCTTATTTCCATAACGGTTCGGTCGATACTTTGGATAAAGCCGTTAAATTGATGGGCAAATTGCAGTTGGACAAAGATTTACCGGACGAGGATATTGAAGATATCGTTGCGTTCTTGAATGGGCTGACGGGTCAATTTCCTAAACAAAGCATGCCGACTTTACCGGGTACTCCGGGGCGTGTTGCAAAATAA
- the glnE gene encoding bifunctional [glutamate--ammonia ligase]-adenylyl-L-tyrosine phosphorylase/[glutamate--ammonia-ligase] adenylyltransferase: MTLIDQLQSQLQTLPAELVENVQVKLQQWGEKTASFTTGPDYPEPLLASWVKVWTSSLFVADSCIRRPEMLFDLIESDELFKAYAETQYAEKLSKLTDESEAELMVSLRRLRNREMVRIAWRDLAGWATLEETLHELTWLAEACIRFVLDFLYRQACDKFGTPMLANGQAQQIVVLGMGKLGAYELNYSSDIDLIFAFAEDGVLNDRKQTTYGEFFSKICRKLVKMLDETTADGFVFRTDIRLRPFGDSGPVIMTFDGMENYYLTQAREWERYAMIKARQVAGDEYTGPQLMKMLHAFVYRRYLDYGAFEELRSLKYKITQELQRKDRLDNIKLGPGGIREIEFIGQAFQLIRGGQEKSLQNRRIVEVLQRLGEMELLAPEDAEQLIGHYRFLREAENHIQQYQDRQTHDLPQDPQAQLILAYSMDFSDWPSFKAKLDDIRGQVHDEFDLVFSLSKQDKKNLEAESIWAAHTDDEELCSQLVDLGFNSAEEMLLQIREFKKSPAVKRLTAKGAAVLDRLMPQLLESVRQVENLDETLKRILRLFEAVAGRNVYLSLLYENPEALTQLVKLSAASPWICDYLAHYPVLFDELLDTRSLYEPLKKQALQADLAEMLTDINIQDTEQLMMVLRKFKHINLLRVAAADIMGIIPIMVVSDYLTYIAETIVEHTVSLCWRIMTDKHGVPPNTDNVSIGFGVLGFGKLGGIELGYGSDLDLVFLYDSKDTHALTDGAKPISCSHFYGRLGQKVMQMLNTRLLSGILYEVDMRLRPSGNAGLLVNHVDVYEDYLRDNAWTWEHQALVRGRFIAGDPTIKTEFEAIRKRILCMPRDHYVLKKEVRDMREKMRENLDTTKAGEFDLKQSKGGIADIEFIVQFCVLDQAAANESLVTYTDNIRLLDGLAKIGTLSEPVTEQLKQAYCCYRDYGHKQALQGDKAVVSEESFAQSRAQVERIWQQVMD, encoded by the coding sequence ATGACTTTAATCGACCAACTTCAATCGCAATTGCAAACTTTGCCTGCGGAACTTGTTGAAAACGTGCAGGTAAAATTGCAGCAATGGGGCGAGAAAACCGCATCATTCACGACTGGCCCGGATTATCCCGAACCCTTATTGGCTTCGTGGGTTAAGGTTTGGACATCGAGCCTTTTCGTGGCCGATAGTTGCATTCGCCGCCCCGAAATGTTGTTTGATTTGATCGAATCAGACGAGTTGTTTAAGGCTTATGCCGAGACGCAGTATGCCGAAAAACTATCGAAATTGACGGATGAGAGCGAAGCCGAATTGATGGTGTCGCTGCGACGCTTGCGTAATAGGGAAATGGTCCGTATTGCCTGGCGCGATCTGGCTGGTTGGGCGACACTCGAAGAAACCTTGCATGAGTTGACATGGCTAGCCGAAGCTTGCATTCGTTTTGTCTTGGATTTTTTATACCGGCAAGCCTGCGATAAATTCGGCACGCCAATGCTTGCAAACGGCCAAGCCCAGCAAATAGTGGTGCTGGGCATGGGTAAGCTTGGCGCCTATGAGTTGAATTATTCTTCCGATATCGATTTGATTTTCGCATTCGCCGAGGACGGGGTTTTAAACGATAGAAAACAAACCACGTATGGCGAATTTTTCAGCAAAATTTGCCGTAAGCTGGTCAAAATGTTAGATGAAACCACTGCCGACGGTTTTGTGTTCAGAACCGATATCAGGCTTCGGCCGTTTGGCGATAGCGGTCCTGTGATCATGACCTTCGACGGCATGGAAAATTATTATCTGACCCAGGCGCGCGAATGGGAACGCTATGCGATGATCAAAGCCCGTCAGGTTGCAGGGGATGAATACACCGGTCCGCAATTGATGAAGATGCTGCATGCATTTGTGTATCGCCGTTATCTCGATTACGGCGCGTTCGAGGAACTGCGTTCGTTAAAGTATAAAATCACGCAAGAGTTGCAGCGCAAGGACAGGCTCGACAATATTAAACTCGGTCCCGGCGGCATTCGCGAAATCGAATTTATCGGACAAGCTTTTCAATTAATCCGCGGCGGCCAGGAAAAGTCTTTGCAAAATCGACGTATCGTCGAAGTTTTACAGAGGCTAGGCGAGATGGAGTTATTGGCGCCGGAGGATGCCGAGCAATTGATCGGTCATTACCGGTTTCTGCGCGAAGCAGAAAATCACATTCAGCAATATCAAGATCGGCAAACTCATGATTTGCCGCAAGATCCCCAGGCTCAACTCATCCTGGCGTATTCGATGGACTTTTCGGACTGGCCGAGTTTCAAGGCGAAGTTGGATGATATTCGCGGGCAAGTTCATGACGAATTCGATCTGGTGTTTTCGCTGTCCAAACAAGATAAAAAAAATCTTGAGGCCGAATCGATTTGGGCGGCACATACGGATGACGAAGAGCTTTGTTCGCAATTGGTGGATTTAGGATTTAATAGCGCCGAAGAAATGTTGCTTCAAATACGTGAATTCAAAAAATCCCCGGCCGTCAAGCGGCTCACCGCCAAAGGAGCAGCCGTGTTGGATCGCTTGATGCCGCAACTGCTGGAGTCGGTGCGGCAAGTCGAAAATCTGGATGAAACCTTGAAACGTATTTTACGTTTATTCGAAGCGGTAGCGGGACGAAATGTTTACTTATCGTTGCTCTATGAAAATCCCGAAGCGCTGACGCAATTGGTTAAATTGTCGGCGGCAAGCCCGTGGATTTGCGATTATTTGGCTCACTATCCGGTGTTATTCGACGAGTTGCTCGATACCCGTTCGTTGTACGAACCTCTGAAAAAGCAAGCCTTGCAAGCCGATCTTGCCGAGATGCTGACCGATATCAACATTCAAGATACCGAGCAATTGATGATGGTGCTGCGTAAGTTTAAGCATATCAATCTGCTTAGGGTGGCCGCCGCCGATATCATGGGCATTATCCCTATCATGGTGGTCAGCGATTATTTGACCTATATCGCCGAAACAATTGTCGAGCACACCGTCTCGCTATGTTGGCGGATCATGACCGACAAGCACGGCGTTCCGCCGAATACCGATAATGTTTCGATCGGTTTCGGAGTGCTGGGTTTCGGTAAATTGGGGGGCATCGAGCTCGGCTACGGGTCCGACCTCGATCTGGTGTTTTTGTATGACAGCAAGGATACGCATGCGCTGACCGACGGTGCTAAACCGATCAGTTGTTCGCATTTTTACGGGAGGCTCGGGCAAAAAGTCATGCAGATGCTCAATACGCGTCTGTTGTCCGGCATTTTGTATGAAGTCGATATGCGTTTACGGCCAAGCGGCAATGCCGGCTTGCTGGTCAATCATGTCGATGTTTACGAGGACTATCTCCGCGATAATGCTTGGACTTGGGAGCATCAAGCCTTGGTTAGAGGCCGCTTCATCGCCGGCGACCCGACGATAAAAACCGAGTTCGAGGCGATTCGCAAACGAATTCTGTGCATGCCCCGGGATCATTATGTCTTGAAAAAAGAAGTGCGCGACATGCGCGAAAAAATGCGTGAAAATCTCGATACGACCAAAGCCGGCGAGTTCGACTTAAAACAAAGCAAAGGTGGTATTGCGGATATTGAGTTTATAGTACAATTCTGCGTTTTAGATCAGGCGGCAGCCAACGAGTCCTTGGTAACCTATACCGATAATATCCGTTTGTTGGACGGGTTGGCGAAAATCGGGACTTTATCGGAGCCGGTGACCGAGCAGCTCAAACAGGCTTATTGCTGCTATCGCGACTACGGTCACAAACAAGCGCTACAAGGCGATAAAGCCGTGGTTTCGGAAGAAAGTTTTGCGCAATCGAGAGCTCAAGTGGAACGTATATGGCAACAGGTGATGGATTAA
- a CDS encoding ABC transporter permease, with product MNSAIAFKTIVVKEVRRFTRIWPQTLLPPAVTTALYFLIFGKLIGDRIGPIDGASYMEYIVPGIILMSVISHSYANVVSSFYSTKFQRHIEELLVAPVPNWVILAGYVCGGIVRGIMVGLVVAAISLLFTQIDVAHPWITVAVFVLTATLFALAGFINAVFAESFDDIAIIPSFVLTPLSYLGGVFYSVSMLPGIWQKISLGNPILYMINAFRYGLINVTDVDIQIAFAITGGFIVFLTLFSLYLLHKGVGIKN from the coding sequence ATGAATAGCGCTATTGCATTCAAAACCATCGTGGTGAAAGAAGTGCGCCGATTTACGCGAATTTGGCCGCAAACACTCTTGCCGCCGGCCGTGACGACTGCGTTGTATTTTTTGATCTTCGGTAAATTGATCGGCGATCGTATCGGCCCGATCGATGGGGCCAGTTATATGGAATACATCGTACCCGGCATTATTTTAATGTCGGTGATTAGTCATTCCTACGCGAATGTCGTGTCGTCGTTTTATTCGACTAAATTTCAGCGCCATATCGAGGAGTTGTTAGTGGCGCCGGTTCCGAATTGGGTGATTTTGGCCGGTTACGTTTGCGGCGGTATCGTTAGAGGCATCATGGTTGGTTTGGTGGTCGCTGCAATTTCATTGTTGTTTACTCAAATCGATGTCGCGCACCCTTGGATTACTGTTGCCGTATTCGTGTTGACCGCAACTTTGTTTGCGTTGGCCGGCTTTATCAATGCGGTATTTGCCGAGAGCTTCGACGATATTGCGATCATTCCCAGTTTTGTGTTGACGCCGCTAAGTTATCTCGGCGGCGTGTTTTATTCGGTATCGATGCTGCCCGGCATCTGGCAGAAAATTTCGTTGGGTAATCCGATACTCTATATGATCAATGCATTTCGTTACGGCCTGATCAACGTGACCGATGTCGATATTCAAATAGCGTTTGCGATAACCGGCGGTTTTATCGTTTTTCTCACGCTATTCAGTCTGTATTTGTTGCATAAAGGTGTCGGTATAAAAAATTAG